The following nucleotide sequence is from Nothobranchius furzeri strain GRZ-AD chromosome 6, NfurGRZ-RIMD1, whole genome shotgun sequence.
AGTTGGGCTGCTGATCATCTGCTTCAAATTACAAGTTTGTGTACTAGCTAACAATATACTTCTGATGGCACATGATGTTTTATTCCAGTCAATATTAAAATCTCCCATTACCCACATCACACACTCTGTCAATCATTTCGCATATTAAATTAACATATTTCACTTCTGCATTAGGTGGGCGGTAACAGCACCCAACTATCACCCAAGTCTCATGTCAGTTTTAAAATTACTTCTGATTTTTTCATCAGCACTGAAAATAAAGATTTCTACAAATATGTCAAGGTTAAGGGCTAGCAGAAAGTCCCAAGCACAAATGGCAACTGATTTTTTGTCAGTATCTATGAACCCATTTGAAAAGAAATGCAGATGATGTTAAAACGTTTGTGTTTGGCTTTGAGGAATGAATAAAAACGGTGCCGCCAtcctagaaataaataaatatgataaACTGTTCATCAGCTATCCCTGACTTCAAACTCAGCCACTAAAACACACAGTAGAAGTGCTGACAagtgaacacacacgcacacacacacacacacacgcgcgcgcgcacgcacgcatgcacgcacgcacgcacacacacacacacacacacacacacacacacacacacacacacacacacacacacagagagaaacaaacatttgctGCTGCCCAACAGCCTCTTCGTGTTTTTATGGCTGTGCTCAGAGAGAAGGTCTTTTTGGGTGAGCTGTTACTACTCTCCtgtgcagagtgtgtgtgtgtgtgtgtgtgtgtgtgtgtgtgtgtgtgtgtgtgtgtgtgtgtgtgtgtgtgtgtgtgtgtgtgtgtgtgtgtgtgtgtgtgtgtgtgttaatgccaGGTCAGCAGAGTGGGAGGAGCTCCTCATGTCACATCCTGCCTCTGGAAGCAATTAGCTCTCACACGCATATGTTAGACAGGCACACACTCCAGAGAACACTATTTAGTTCACCACTATAGGTGTACATTCACTCAACTGAGGAAATAACTGCCCTCTAACACAACTCAGATGTTGGCGGACTCTATACTAGATGTGAGTTAGAGTTGATGTGAGACAGAAAAGGCTGACATTCTTCTGAGTCTGAATTCTGTCACTCGTAACTTGattttgaaaacaaaacaacccaaaaaaattatgtttatatatttattcagGACAATGGCCATTTATTAATTTACAGACTTCAAACAGCAGCCAACCACAAGCGGGCATTTTTGCTTAAACTTCAGTATTTATCTATTTCATATCTTGATGAGTCAAACTAAACTCTAAAGAGCTGTGAAAAAGTaaatgcccccccacccccatttcATTCTGTTATTGTTTTTTGTCACAATTGAGTAGTTAATGCCAGCAAACATATTACAGAAACATAGATGATTCCAAACTGCAGTTTTAAAATTATGATAAAATAAATCTATATAAACTAATCCAATTCTACAAAAAACAATACTTTCTTTTAATAAAATCATGAATAAACAGTGATTTTCATTTGGAAAGCTACGTTCGGTTTCACTAGCTGCACCCAGACCTGATTAACACCAGATCTGGAGGATTTAGAATAATTTCAATAGAACTGATCTGAAAACATAAATTCAGTTATAACatctctcaaaaagcaacacctcATCCTAATGCCCCGAGGAGACAAATGTGTAATGTTTTGAATGCATTTTTTCAGAAAGATCATCATACTAACAGGcagacatggtggtggcagtgtggtGGTCTGGAGACCTGGACCACTTGCTTTAGTTAATAGAAACATTAATTTTGCTCTCTCTGAGAATGTTCAGCCTTAAAAAGGCCGTTCATGCTGGAAAGACCGTCAGGGTGGCTGAATTAAAACAATTCTACAAAAAAGAAAAGGCAAAAAAATTCTTCAGTGGTGACGTGAGACGCTCATTACCCGTTCTCTCAAACTCTCCATTGCTAATTTTGCTGCCAGGAGAGTTACAACCAGTTATTAAGTTAAGAAGGCAATTACTTTTTCCAGTTTGGTTTAACAGATTTTCTCTTCAGGAATAAAATCATTTGTAAGCTGTGTTTTGTACTTGAAATGTATCTGCTAACCTGAAACATTTATTTTCAAATTCAACTCGGTTTAttaatatagcaccaaatcatgacaggAGTCGTCTCTACTCTTCACAACACCAACATTCCACTTGAGtttagttcattaagccaattagtGATTTAGTTCCTATAAAACGAAACCCagtagattgcatcaagtcactgactagtgccagcgtctttaaagcaatcctcattctaaaaaaaagcacatagcaacagtggagagtaaAACTCCCTTtaataggaagaaacctccagtggatataatcaaataatcaatgcattgaGATGCGGACATAAATGACTCCTCATCATAGAAGAAGaatgccataatcgattatagtggaatgcaattttttttttaaccacaGCTCCACCATCGCATCCAAATTTGTCAAATTGGGacgtgtcctccacatttaccgagTAGGAAATATTGGTCTGCCTTCATGTGGAGTTCCTACCTGAGAATGAACCTGAACTGAGCAAGCCCGATGGGTTCAGTCGGATTTGGGCCGATGAATTATGTTAAAAGAGCAGGTTGGGTTGCACAGCGCACTCGAAAAGTGAGAGAGACATGCATAGAGTTTCTGCTCACATCACAGAGAGGAGCACAGGACATACCTCTAAACAAGAGTTATTATTTCTCTTTGAAGTGCTTAAAATGGTCAGTTTCAGTCGAActaagtcagactgagtgttggggAGGGGGTGGGGATGAGTGACAGCGGCTGCAGCATCTAGTCATCTGTTTATTTAGGGTTGCAGAGAAGTTAACAGGAGAGAAAGAGTCAAAGAGAAAATGACACTTAACACTTTATTATTTTCTCTCATAATGACAAATATATGTTAATCAACTTAAAAAAAACTtgaaggaagctttggttcattgtaAGTTGTCTTGTTTcccatctgctcctccagagacaccaTGACATgaggagatgataaaagccccacagggcaggttagtggaaaggttggtAGTTATCCGAAGGAGATCCATTAGCTGGGTAGACTAAAGGGAGCATTTGATTCTCCAACATTTCTAACATGAGACCATTGGGTTCAAACTAAAAAAAACTAAGCCAAACATTTCATTTCATGTTATATTTTCTTACACCCTTGAACTGTGGTATAAGTATttgactctaaagctgctcaAATACATTAAAAGCTAATTTATGGATTTATTGGacatgtcctgtaggttttcagtatgtTTTAAGATTTTGTTAGCATCTGCAGAGTTTTTCACAGCCTGTGCGACTGTTAAATGAGGACACGGTTCTTTTTACTTTGATAAATCTTCCtacatgtttaaaatgttttgcccTTTTACACATTGTCCTATATGGACTGTTGTGAGTTAATAGCTTTGGGGAGACGGCATGTTGTGCCAGACACATTTTTAATTCTAAAAGAAAATATCTGACATCTTctctttatcgatgaaaacatgtAGTTGAAATAATTGCGATGCTTTGACACATGAAATCAAATTGTTGACCCAATAATTGCTATTGAATCAAATTGGGAGactagtgaagattcacacctctactgaGCAGCCATCTGTCACGACTCACTGGGGTTTGAGAGGACAGGGCAGACACAATTACTATGAAACAGAGTAGAAGAGGATGATTTAATTGAATACTATTTATCAATTTTCTTTTATATTGTAACATTAAAAACATAAATGCACATATATAATAAAGACAGTTGAAACAAATGTTTTATGTCCAGTGTGACTTGCTGTTTTAGGTTGACTCACAAAGACAAACTGGTATGAGATAATGTATGCTTTACTGCACAGAAATGGAAAATATTACACGAGTAATTCCTGAGCTTGATGTGTTTATGACCCACCCAGATCACAGCTGCATTCAGGAAGTTCATCAAATGAGTCAAACAGCCACCAGATCCTGCTTCAAAGAGGCTGACACATTTATTTACACGTTTCTCGTCCTATCAGTGTTCAGTTTGAGTCAGCATTAGGTGTGACTCATCAAGTTTAGTTACAGCTTTGGTGAGGTAACCCAAGCTGGTTAATGTAATAAGGTGACAAAGTGTTTTAGATTAGTTTGTTACATCATCTATGATTTTTTTTTGGCCCATTTAATATTTATTTAAGCAGCTGTAACTTCCTTTTTTCTTCAAAAGCAACTTTCTAGTTTTTGATAATATGCTAAATGTTTGGAAATGTGGTAAATATGTATTATTCTAACATTTTTATGGTTCTGCCAAACCTTTGGAGGTAGACAAGTTAAATGCATGGCTGGATGCTAAATGTGAAAAAGGAGATTTGAATCTAACTTCCTCCCAGGAGTATGTGAATTCTAATAAGCAGTGACAAAAGGCTGACTCCCTTCATCTTCTTTTGATCACTTGTTGTTATTAACAACAGGCTGTCTGGGATCCATCAGACGTTTGCTCTGTGAGCTGTTTGCCTGACACCCTCAGCTGAAGTAACACATGTTGAACCCAGCCCTCTCAGCTCATGTGTCCCAGGATGGATTTGATCATCACTTTTGGATTATTATGGCACAAGAGGATATTTAAGTTGGCAGTCTAAATTGCAGACTGAGTTGAGAAATTCCCTAATGTCCACAACAGAACATTTTATCACACCTCGCTATTAGGCTCAAACTACACTGTAAAACTGAGCACGTTCCATGACGTGACTTTTTTCCAACATGTCGtctgaatttttttttaaacgctcATACATATACATGCTTTTTTCATGAGAAACAATGGTTCTCATCACCATCATGCTCCTGTAGGTTCCTCATCAGCACCGGCTCTCTGTGGATGTCATTCCAGAGCTGATGAACTCGGAGAATCACTGCAGGAACCCTGGAGGAATCAGTGACAAGCCCTGGTGTTACACTTCTGATCCCAACATACGCTGGGAGTACTGTGCTGTGCCTCAATGTGGGGAAACAGGTGCAGCATCAAGTGCTATGTGTTCTTGTTTGTTGTGTTTAATTCAAATTTATGGGAATCATTTATTATGTAAATAGATTTCAGAGAAAGGCACAGGGAATTGAATGAAATGTGTGACCCACCATTCAAATGACTAAACAcagacttttggaacttttatagAATTGTTATTTCGGTTAATTCACAAATTGAATGAAGGTTGGGCTCAGATGCAATTATGAGAAGTACAATTATATTAAATGAATCCGGGCAGGATGAGGTGAAATAAGAAGGGATAGGGTGAGATGAGATTGAgaagagatgagatgagatgagatgagataggGATGGAGATGAGAATGAACAAGACAATGTAAGGTCAGGGGAGGTGAGATtacagtaaatcctctaatacaggcccgggcctgtatttgactcaagctcatcaagctccaggcctttattggaaggagggccagaattagaggcaggcctctatttctatttgagcaaaatgaactaatggctcgctgaagtttttgacaattaaaattgcgccacattttcaaagttaaacacatttcttttaacaacggtagtttctgtttcagccatctcccccctccccctgcgcagcggccgcaaactcactgatgcgcctgcagcctctcggagttcctgctgctctaaacattaaaataattatttcattttctgttcctcacttctgattaccttcaatggtgtctgtttgttgcaaccaccaggtacaaaaactaacttgtttttatttgactatttttctgtcctgcctgtttattatcttcctgcatctcctctcagtcctaaagaaaaaactgctacctgggttcatatatattcaccttatgagttacctttgaactgcagttgtaaaagatctaccgaccgcaaaaacagcggagtgctcgctgcttggtggccgcatcagtgatcggtgcgtcaccggatgacaaggtgatgcgccccgctccacagcgaaatgcatcaggcgcaaataaaagacagaaaacattaaaggaaatgagccgacatgaacgatcgggtgtcagtaccgacgctctggcacagcgcgttgcccccctgagcgcaggagcttgtcacctgctgacagcaggctgctgtcttttccgagggctgcatcttgccggtcattatcacgtgacagcgactagtcgatgacaggcataaaaagtcactatagtgaagtcgactagttcatacagcccctattgctccccagtgttctgcagcgcacgttctcgccTCCtcatcgtctccgcacggttaaagttaccctcgcggtctatcactggcaaatcaaaagagagacgatgacacaaccgccccccctacttgcttgttaccacattccacccggccacaataagagaccggccattattcacctccatcGACTAcggcaccggccaaaatatgatacccgtccgttaattgaatacaggcctgtattagaggatttacggtatatgtatTAATCTGAGATGTGTAGAGAAAATTACTTAAAATGAGATGAGGCAAGGCAGGATGAGGTGAAAAGACATGAGATGGCTGAAGGCGAAATAATTCAGTTGAGATTAGATATGATGAGTGGTGGTATGCCAGTCATGAGATGAGGTGAAAATGTTGTTACAAACAAGTTCAAGTATTGCACTGACAAACCAGCCTTTGCATTTGACATGGTGACTTCCTGTTACTGTTTCTGCCAGTGCCAAACCCGGTGTTGACAGTGCATCGTCAGGTTCCTCATTACCCTCCCAAAACCTCAGTTTCATCACCTGGTTACTCGATGTCTGTAATTGTTGTTGTCCTGACTTCAATGGCAACTGCAGTCTTCCTCACTATCATCATCCTTggctgccttaggaggaggaagCAGTGGAGAAACCGGAAAAGGTATAGAAAAGGAAAACTGCTAGATATTCGcaacacattttttaaatataaattttaTCATTCTACCCTTCACTGTTTTATTCATCAGAAGAGAGATGGAGACCCCAACAATGAGTGCTCTCCCATCAGAGCTCCTGCTGGACCGCCTTCACCCCAATCCCATGTACCAGAGAGTTCCCCTGCTGTTGAACTCAAAGCTGCTGGCTCTGGAGTACCCTCGGAATAACATCCAGTATGTCAGAGACATTGGAGAGGGTGCCTTTGGACGGGTTTTCCAAGCCAGGTGAGAAAGAACGTAGAAAATATTGGATGGAAAAAGTTACACATGCCCTGTATCTGTCCCATTGGGAAACAAGATGTGGAGAAGAGATTTTTACTGCCTTCAAAAAATATGTTCATTGAGGCTGTTTCATTCTCTGTCAAAGGCCAACATGATGATGGGGCTGATGATGAGAAGAGAGGCAAGCCTAGGACAGGGGAGAGGACATCATAGCTAAACAAGACCTCTGGTCATGTTGAGAGCTAATTAACAAATTCACAGGGAAAGCTGTAACGGCAGTCAATTCCAGACGCCCTTGACCCTTCTCACAGCAGGACACAAATGCCACACACTGAATTCTTTCATCTGAATAAAAAGCAAACCTGGGTAATAGGGATATTTTATTGTTAAAATGTCATTAATCTGTCAACAGCTGGATTCCCAGCAGTGTTCAAGGTTTGCCTGAGTAGATTTGGAACTTTAAATAAATTTAAAGGTGTCCCCCAGTGCAAACACTGAACTCTACTAGTTTTCAAATAACCCAAAAAGGTTCAAATAAAGGCAACTggaattctttggtttcttgaagacgtttcgcttctcatgggAGAAGAgtcacgtcttcaagaaaccaaacaagTTCAGTTGCCTTTATtccaacccttttggattaccatgacctggatgactgaaaacctTCACCAGCAATTTTCAAATAAATTACAGAATATTACAATTTTAGCACACAAGAACAGCAtacagttaaagtcccattagttgtcacacacactgttgtgtgtgcaaaatttgttctccgcatttgacccatcccctgggggagcggtgagctgcagacacagccacgctcaggaaccatttggtggtttaaccccccaatccaaccccttaatgctgagtgtcaagcagggaggcattgggtcccatttttttcagtctttggtatgacccgaccaggaatcaaaccctgatctcccagtctcagggcggaccctctaccactaggtcactgagctggttacAATGACTTGCAGTGCAGTGTATTTATAAAGGTTGAAGCAAGCAAATATGTTTGAGGCAAAAATTCTATGGCACCATCAGCCCATGATTTCAGAGCCTCTTTAAGCTTCCTCAAAAGAGTGTAGGCCGtgtcgatgttcactctggttttagctctttactTCACCGACAAAACATTAGtctgacttttacttccaggctccaccaggactgaaaagcaaacttcttcttgtgttttttattgacaGTCAGCAAACTGaacaagctaactgctagctatTATATTAGCTACTGGCACAGAAAGCAGCTACCAGCCAATAAGCAGGTATAGAGTGCCTACCCACTTTTTATATCTGTCAAGTGCTGTTTCTGACCAACCGAGGGGTGCAACGCTGTCCCATGTGCCGCTAGAATACATTTCTACCAACACAATCAATGAACTCTGCTTTTTAAGGAATTGGTTAACGTGTAACAAACTACTCTGTCTGGCAAAATCTTTGTCAAAGATGGGATGGTGTGGTAATTTCAtaactgtgtgtctgtgtgtgtgtgtgtgtgtgtgtgtgtgtgtgtgtgtgtgtgtgtgtgtgtgtgtgtgtgtgtgtgtgtgtgtgtgtgtgtgtgtgtgtgtgtgtgtgtgtgtgtgtacacacacacacttgttattGACTCTGAACAAGGGCAAAACTGAAATAGTAGTTTTTACCCCGAATAGCCACCAGCCCCATTGATTGGACCTTTTATCGCTGCTACCCTATGAGAAGTCTGTAATTACAGATTTGGGTGTTAAAATAGATTCTAGTCTATGATTTGATAGACAGTTAAATTCTGTTGTCCATTTGTGTTTTTACCAGTTGAGGCGCTTATCTAAGATTAAGTCGATCCGCACACAATAGGAATTAAAAATTGTGACCAATGCTTTTATTATCTCTAGATTAGATTATTGCAGCTCCTTGTATGCTGGCCTGAGCCAGTCCTTATTGACTCAGCTGCTGCTGGTCCTGAATGCTGTTGCTGGTTTCTATTTGGAGAATGAAAGAGGGACCATGTCACTCCCCTTCTGGCTGCGTTGGACTGGTTACCAGTGAAATGTTGTGTTCTCTTCACgatcctggtttttgtttttaacactttacagATACACTTGAACTTGAACTCTAGATAAGTGAACATCAGCAGGTGTGAATTTAAAATAGAAAATGATGTGTGTCTTTTGTCATAGCTTTGAAACCTTAAGTAAAAACAAAAAGGTTCAGTATGTTGATATAAGTAGTTTGAAAGTTTATGATGATTTTCTGTGTATTTTCTGGTATCTGCAGAGCACCAGGCCTGCTGCCCACAGAGCCTTTTACTATGGTAGCTGTGAAGATGCTAAAGGAGGAAGCATCAGCTGACATGCAGAACGACTTCCAGAGAGAGGCAGCACTCATGGCTGAATTCGACCATCCCAACATTGTTCGACTCCTAGGTGAGTATTATTGTGCTGTGGCGTAGAACTCAAATCTATCTCTTTCCAACCTAAAATATAGGACTTGGGCACagcggtagctcaggaggtacagcatgttgtccagtaattggaaggttgcaggtttgatcctggctcccaccaaagaattctgctgttgtgtccttgggcaagacacttaacccaccttgcctgctattctatttgaagcagtgatgttccgcTGCCGCTTGCACTGCTGATGTTCCCAGTGTGCTACACAATACAAGTCATTTACCTTTACCATTCATGGAATGAAATCAGCAACAATCAGAACAGGTACTTGTGTTGTTTTCTGCATTTACAGCTATTATGATTTTCAACTAAAACCCTTGCAAATACACTTGCCAGTAATGTCAACAGTCCCTCTTGTCAGTCCTAAAAGTCAGCATTGAAAAAGATTTAACCCTGCCTAGAACAGTAGACGGATTTTTTTCCTGCTTGTTTTATCTCCTATAGTTTCTACTACAGTAATGAATGAGAAAAACGTTTTAAAGACTTTAAGTACTATAAACCAACTCCAGATAGATTGCCTTGCCAGTAAGCAAAAGCAGCTTGGCAACTTATTTACTGTTGTTGGCCCAAGTAAAACAAATGCTCTCTATGTAAGTTTATCTCCACTAATGCTGCCTATCTTATCTTACACAAACAGTTCAAATCCAAATATACTCAGGACAGCATGCTCTTTTTGGCTCTGGCAGAAAGTAAACAGAGCCATCGGTCATTGGCTGTGATGAGGGAAGCcccctttctcacacacacacacacatttggacTGATACACTTGTGGGGAcctgtcattgacttccatttgtTATAGTAACTTGATTATGCCTAAGCTTAACCCTAACCATACCCAATACTGATCTGtccctaaccctaactaaaagttaattcacCTAAACCCAAGTAGGGACCAGCCAAATGCCCCCTCAATTTCAAAATGTCCCTACATTACAAGGAAAACATGAAGAAATGTCCCCAAACTGTAGTGCAatccacgtacacacacacacacacacacacccacacacacacacacacacacacacacacacccacacacacacacacacacacacacacacacacccacacacacacacacacacacacaaacacacacacacacacagagttatgaAATATCTCTAAAATCAACATCCTCTCACTCACAGCTCAAAGAACTCCAGTGTCTAATATTTTTAACATTCAACCAGCCCTTTGAAGCGTTAGTGTCTAAATGTTTGGTGCACATGGGACCAGTGTGGACTAGATTATTTTCTTAACATCTAATTACCCTCaaacactaataataataaagtgcTGCTTTTGAAGTGCAAAAATAGGTGTCTGTAATTTGAACATGTCAAATTTAGGGATTCCATTTGTCTGCACGGCTTTGTTGCATGAGTGGGTTATCTCGTATATTTAGCGTCTGAGTGAAGCACCTTAATCCACCTTCTGACCTCCAGTCAAGGTTGCTACTGTTGAGTTACTCCTTGATATTGACTCCCTCccactttctctctctcactctctctctctctctctctctctctcacacacacacacacacacacacacacacgcacgcacgcacgcacgcacacacacagacacacacacacacacacacacacacacacacacacacagatttttcCTAAAATGGGCCTCACATTGACTCTCATTTTCTGAGGCCGTCTTGACCcaaaccatcatcaccatcaatccATCTCTTACCCGTCTGATATAGTTCCTGAAGATTTATTGGTTCTAAAACCGTCTTCAGTCATCATTACATTTTGTCTCACCTATTTTAactttgtttttatatttgaagttatttgctttgttttatttaatttttattttgtattgTGATCTTTTGCCTCatgctgtgaagcactttggtcagcaacagctgttttaaatgtgctaataAAATTTACTTTAACCttaataaatatttaaacaccAATGAGTAATAATCTAAACTTATTTTTGTCAGTTTGTATATgttaagatgatttattaccaAGTTTATTATATTCTCACATTAACTTTATGCTGTTTTAGTCACAAACATACTCAGACTTTTATATATCTGGTCTGAAGCTGCCAATTCAGCTTGCCATGTTCTTATTTTCAAAGATACTGGAATCTCCACAAGAAATTAGAATAATTATTTCAAGGGTTGGAcactcatttaaccctctcaggctcaaaataagttttgataaaaggacgaacaactaagtccttctggGGTACTGCTGagctaaaaaatgctcatgaaatacatatgtggagtaaccaggtaggtaggttttaacgttgcaaatctgcaacacctgcctccagagggttaaagacatTTGGGAGGCAGCCAGCAGGTCACTGAGCTTCTGAGTACAAAAACAAAACTGGAACTTAAATATATCATGGTTGAGAGAACAGACGAGAACATTGTGTATACACACACTCGTAAAGTTAAGGTGTTAAGCGACCACTactgtttattttgttttcttcattttaGATGTGTCAGAAAAGCATTGCTTTACAAGACAGACATAACCCATTTGTGTGTGTTTCCTCAGGTGTGTGTGCTGTGGGAAAACCAATGTGTCTGTTGTTTGAGTTCATGGCTCACGGCGACCTCAATGAGTTCCTGCGTCGCAGATCTCCAACCCAATCTGTGCGCACACTGAGTTGTGCGAGCCTCTCAGGTCGGAGCTTCTCCTCCGATGTGGaagtgggacctctctcctgtgcAGAACAGTTATCCATCTCCAAGCAGATTGCTGCAGGAATGGCCTACTTATCAGAGCGCAAGTTTGTCCACCGTGACCTGGCAACGCGTAACTGCCTGGTCAGAGAGGAAATGGTGGTGAAAATTGCAGATTTTGGCCTTTCTAGAAATATCTACTCAGCTGACTATTACAAAGCAAATGAGAATGATGCTATCCCCATTCGCTGGATGCCTCCTGAGTCCATTTTCTACAACCGCTACACCACAGAATCCGACGTGTGGGCTTATGGTGTGGTGTTATGGGAGATTTTCTCCCACGGCATGCAGCCATACTACGGAATGGGTCACGAGGAAGTCATTTACTATGTGAGGGATGGTCACATCCTGTCTTGTCCAGAAAACTGTCCGATGGAGCTGTACAACCTGATGAGGCTTTGTTGGAGCACACACCCATCGGA
It contains:
- the musk gene encoding muscle, skeletal receptor tyrosine-protein kinase isoform X1; this encodes MAVFLLFNGHILMCQLSFFFFLHVLPVLIHTVYSGDCHFPVEWRLYKDVTGYCSAYRGDVCRTILRDDALVFFNSSLSDPEDMQEYLVQSWWAELEGLSGLCSPAVRSLLCHSSFPDCNPSGLGPAPKPVCREHCLAVKELYCHKEWLVLEGTGSIHAGLLSSVTRSHSSVSLLPSCQVLPSLRSSPSACTYIPFVDLKKDQITTTCYNDRGRFYQGSVNHTRSGKPCQPWSQQVPHQHRLSVDVIPELMNSENHCRNPGGISDKPWCYTSDPNIRWEYCAVPQCGETVPNPVLTVHRQVPHYPPKTSVSSPGYSMSVIVVVLTSMATAVFLTIIILGCLRRRKQWRNRKRREMETPTMSALPSELLLDRLHPNPMYQRVPLLLNSKLLALEYPRNNIQYVRDIGEGAFGRVFQARAPGLLPTEPFTMVAVKMLKEEASADMQNDFQREAALMAEFDHPNIVRLLGVCAVGKPMCLLFEFMAHGDLNEFLRRRSPTQSVRTLSCASLSGRSFSSDVEVGPLSCAEQLSISKQIAAGMAYLSERKFVHRDLATRNCLVREEMVVKIADFGLSRNIYSADYYKANENDAIPIRWMPPESIFYNRYTTESDVWAYGVVLWEIFSHGMQPYYGMGHEEVIYYVRDGHILSCPENCPMELYNLMRLCWSTHPSDRPSFSSIYRILERMHQNSLNVTTDTEADC